The Fusobacterium necrophorum subsp. necrophorum genome includes the window CGGTTCCGCAGCTTTTCGAAGAGAGAAATCCGTACAGTTCGGAGGACCGGATGGCGGAGACGGTGGAAACGGCGGAAGTGTATTCTTCTATGCGGATCCCAATGTGAATACTTTAGTGGATTTTAAATATAAAAAAATATTCAAGGCTCAGCATGGAGAAAATGGACAAAAAAAACAAATGTTTGGAAAGTCCGGAGAAGATTTAATTATTAAGGTACCGGTAGGAACGCAGGTTCGAGATTTGCAGACAGGAAAATTGCTTTTGGATATGCATGAAAAAAAAGAAACTCGAATGTTATTAAAAGGCGGACGAGGTGGTTGGGGAAATGTACATTTTAAAACTTCAACCAGAAAAGCTCCTAAAATTGCAGAAAAAGGAAGAGAAGGAGCGGAACTTCAGGTAAAATTGGAATTGAAATTGCTTGCAGATGTCGCTCTTGTGGGCTATCCCTCAGTTGGAAAATCCAGTTTCATCAATCGAGTTTCCGCTGCAAACTCTAAAGTGGGAAGTTATCATTTCACAACACTGGAACCGAAATTAGGAGTCGTTCGTTTAGAAGAAGGAAAATCTTTTGTCATTGCCGACATTCCCGGCTTGATTGAAGGCGCTCATGAAGGAGTCGGCTTAGGAGATAAATTTTTAAGACATATTGAACGTTGTAAGATGATATATCATTTGGTGGATGTTTCAGAAATGGAAGGACGAGATGCCATTGCCGATTTTGAAAAAATCAACGAAGAGCTATCGAAATTCAGTGAAAAATTGGCAAAAAAACCACAAATTGTATTGGCAAACAAAATGGATTTACTTTGGGATATGGAAAAATATGAAAAATTCAAATCCTATGTCGAAGAAAAAGGATATGAAGTTTATCCGGTGTCTGTTTTATTGAACGAAGGATTGAAAGAAATTTTGTACAAAACCTTTGATCGAATTCAAAAAGTGGAAAGAGAACCTTTAGAAGAAGAAACGGATATCAGGGAAGTGCTACAAGAATTGAACATTCAAAAAGACGATTTTGAAATTACACAGGACGAAGAGGGAGTCTATCATATTGAGGGACGTATTGTAGACGGTGTTTTGGCAAAATACGTTATCGGGATGGACGATGAATCCATTGTAAATTTTTTACATTTGATGAGAAGCTTAGGAATGGAAGAAGCTATGCAGGAAGCGGGAATTGAAGACGGAGATACTGTAAAAATCGCAAATGTGGAATTTGAATATGTAGAGTAGGAAAGAAGTATGGAGAGAAAAGCGATTATTCTGGGAGGACCTACAGGGGTAGGAAAGACCTCTTTATCAATCTCTTTGGCAAAAGAATTCAAAGCGGACATTATTTCCGCGGATTCCGCACAGGTATATCGAGGTCTCGATATTGGAACCGCAAAGATTAAAAAAGAAGAAATGGAAGGGGTAACTCATCATCTTTTGGATGTGATAGAACCTATCCGAAAATACAGTGTGGGAGAGTTTGCGGAGACTGTCAACTCTCTTTTACAGGAAAAATATCGAAAAAAAGAAAATATTCTTTTGGTGGGAGGAACCGGTTTATATTT containing:
- the obgE gene encoding GTPase ObgE codes for the protein MFIDEVVITVKAGNGGDGSAAFRREKSVQFGGPDGGDGGNGGSVFFYADPNVNTLVDFKYKKIFKAQHGENGQKKQMFGKSGEDLIIKVPVGTQVRDLQTGKLLLDMHEKKETRMLLKGGRGGWGNVHFKTSTRKAPKIAEKGREGAELQVKLELKLLADVALVGYPSVGKSSFINRVSAANSKVGSYHFTTLEPKLGVVRLEEGKSFVIADIPGLIEGAHEGVGLGDKFLRHIERCKMIYHLVDVSEMEGRDAIADFEKINEELSKFSEKLAKKPQIVLANKMDLLWDMEKYEKFKSYVEEKGYEVYPVSVLLNEGLKEILYKTFDRIQKVEREPLEEETDIREVLQELNIQKDDFEITQDEEGVYHIEGRIVDGVLAKYVIGMDDESIVNFLHLMRSLGMEEAMQEAGIEDGDTVKIANVEFEYVE